The following proteins are encoded in a genomic region of Microtus ochrogaster isolate Prairie Vole_2 chromosome 5, MicOch1.0, whole genome shotgun sequence:
- the Elovl4 gene encoding elongation of very long chain fatty acids protein 4, producing MGLMDSEPSSVLNAVSTAFNDTVEFYRWTWSIADKRVENWPLMQSPWPTLSISTLYLLFVWLGPKWMKDREPFQMRLVLIVYNFGMVLLNLFIFRELFMGSYNAGYSYICQTVDYSNNVNEVRIAAALWWYFVSKGVEYLDTVFFILRKKNNQVSFLHVYHHCTMFTLWWIGIKWVAGGQAFFGAQMNSFIHVIMYSYYGLTAFGPWIQKYLWWKRYLTMLQLVQFHVTIGHTALSLYTDCPFPKWMHWALIAYAISFIFLFLNFYTRTYNEPKQSKAGKTAANGISANGVNKSEKQLVLENGKPQKNGKPKGE from the exons ATGGGGCTGATGGACTCAGAGCCCAGCAGCGTCCTTAACGCGGTGTCCACTGCGTTCAACGACACCGTGGAGTTCTACCGCTGGACGTGGTCCATCGCAG ATAAACGCGTAGAAAACTGGCCGCTGATGCAGTCTCCATGGCCAACGCTAAGCATAAGCACATTGTATCTCCTGTTCGTGTGGCTGGGTCCAAAGTGGATGAAAGACCGGGAGCCGTTTCAAATGCGCTTAGTGCTCATCGTCTATAATTTTGGCATGGTTTTGCTTAACCTTTTCATCTTCCGAGAG CTCTTCATGGGATCCTACAACGCAGGATACAGCTATATTTGTCAGACAGTGGATTATTCTAATAACGTTAATGAAGTCAGG ATAGCTGCTGCCTTATGGTGGTACTTTGTATCAAAAGGAGTGGAGTATTTGGACACTGTGTTCTTCATCCTGAGGAAGAAGAACAACCAGGTCTCCTTCCTTCACGTGTACCATCACTGCACCATGTTCACACTGTGGTGGATCGGAATCAAGTGGGTGGCAGGTGGCCAAG CATTTTTTGGGGCCCAGATGAATTCTTTCATCCACGTGATCATGTACTCCTACTACGGGCTGACTGCATTTGGCCCCTGGATCCAGAAATATCTTTGGTGGAAGCGATACCTGACCATGCTGCAGCTG gtcCAGTTCCATGTGACCATTGGGCACACAGCACTGTCTCTCTACACCGACTGCCCCTTCCCCAAGTGGATGCACTGGGCTCTGATCGCCTATGCAATCAGTTTCATATTCCTCTTCCTCAACTTCTACACGCGGACATACAATGAGCCCAAGCAGTCAAAAGCGGGAAAGACGGCCGCGAATGGTATTTCAGCAAACGGTGTGAACAAGTCAGAAAAGCAGCTAGTGCTAGAAAATGGGAAACCCCAGAAAAACGGGAAGCCAAAAGGAGAGTAG